Proteins co-encoded in one Desulfurobacterium indicum genomic window:
- a CDS encoding bifunctional diguanylate cyclase/phosphodiesterase, translating into MIQNPKSDTSIAILGRTKFLEKLTALKDDNLTLFLLDVDDFKLVNFSYGYRMGDVVISAVAKKVCSVVSRYFSSYIIGRVGSNSFAVLVQGLDPVLGFRRIEEIYNKHFERLNFKIGRDFFSLTTSCGVAFYTKDKGNICDLFKQAEEALYSAKRRGKNCIVFIDNESNNFDKIQEIRFKLVEAIEKRTIVPYFQPIVSLRTGRIYGYEVLARVFHGEEVLKGDYVIDIASTFNLIPEIDKIIFEKAAVYLNRGYKLFFNLSMKYFFKELSNIWRVVKDKNLNSSNIVIEITESQKVMGMNVAQSIFQIFRDMNAKIAIDDFGSGYSSYSYLKKFPADILKIDGEFVKGAKKDIRDLTIMKSIVEVARPFRLRVLAEFIEDEEDYTLMREIGVGLGQGWFIGKPQPEPYDVKIDI; encoded by the coding sequence ATGATACAGAACCCCAAAAGTGATACTTCGATTGCTATTCTCGGTAGAACGAAGTTTTTGGAAAAGTTAACGGCTTTAAAAGATGATAATTTGACACTTTTTCTACTTGATGTTGATGATTTTAAACTGGTTAATTTTTCCTACGGTTACCGTATGGGAGATGTTGTTATTTCGGCTGTTGCCAAAAAGGTCTGTTCAGTTGTTTCCCGATACTTTTCTTCCTACATTATTGGGAGGGTTGGTTCAAACAGTTTTGCCGTTCTTGTTCAAGGCCTTGATCCAGTTCTTGGATTTCGCAGGATAGAGGAGATATATAACAAACATTTTGAGAGATTGAATTTTAAGATAGGAAGAGATTTTTTTTCTCTGACTACAAGTTGCGGTGTTGCGTTTTACACGAAGGACAAAGGAAATATTTGTGACCTTTTTAAGCAGGCGGAAGAAGCTCTTTATAGTGCTAAAAGAAGAGGTAAAAACTGTATTGTTTTTATAGATAATGAATCGAACAACTTTGATAAGATTCAGGAAATCAGATTTAAGCTTGTTGAGGCTATTGAGAAAAGAACAATAGTTCCATATTTTCAGCCTATTGTCAGTTTAAGAACGGGAAGAATCTACGGATATGAAGTTCTGGCCAGGGTGTTTCACGGTGAAGAGGTTTTGAAAGGAGATTATGTTATTGATATTGCCAGCACTTTCAATTTAATTCCCGAAATTGATAAGATAATTTTTGAGAAAGCGGCTGTCTATCTTAATAGAGGATATAAACTTTTTTTTAATCTTTCCATGAAATACTTTTTCAAGGAATTAAGTAATATCTGGAGGGTTGTTAAAGATAAAAATTTAAATTCGTCTAACATTGTTATTGAAATTACGGAGTCACAAAAAGTTATGGGTATGAATGTTGCCCAGAGTATTTTTCAGATTTTTAGAGACATGAATGCAAAAATAGCAATTGATGATTTCGGTTCCGGATATTCTTCTTATAGTTATTTGAAAAAATTTCCTGCAGATATTCTTAAAATTGACGGTGAATTTGTAAAAGGTGCCAAGAAAGATATAAGAGATTTAACGATTATGAAATCAATAGTTGAAGTTGCCAGGCCTTTTAGGTTAAGGGTTTTGGCTGAGTTTATAGAAGATGAAGAAGATTATACTCTTATGAGGGAAATTGGTGTAGGTCTTGGTCAGGGTTGGTTCATAGGTAAACCTCAGCCTGAGCCTTACGATGTTAAGATAGATATATAG